One genomic segment of Musa acuminata AAA Group cultivar baxijiao chromosome BXJ3-3, Cavendish_Baxijiao_AAA, whole genome shotgun sequence includes these proteins:
- the LOC103977007 gene encoding NDR1/HIN1-like protein 13, with amino-acid sequence MMADRVHPVQPEPATGPIPDPWESPRSSASSQSILPNPVRQPGSYVIQVPRDLVLRVPPKGNGSRAKAYARRRGCCFLVFAWLGALLFLLAVVADILYLVFRPRVPQYSIDALSIASFNLSAASVSPTFDATVRAENPNKKVGIYYRDGSDITVAYDGVTLCTGAWLAFYQSPGNVTVFVAALKGSTIRLSSAARQALVTAETQRQVPLEIDVKVPVKIKFGGVTSWTITVKLKCDVTVTGLTENAKIVSKKCGVKVKLFKFPGL; translated from the coding sequence ATGATGGCTGACCGCGTCCACCCAGTGCAGCCGGAACCTGCCACCGGACCGATACCGGATCCTTGGGAGAGCCCCCGCTCCTCCGCATCCTCCCAGAGTATCCTCCCCAATCCCGTGAGGCAGCCGGGAAGCTACGTGATCCAGGTGCCTAGGGACCTGGTCCTCCGCGTCCCGCCGAAGGGCAACGGTAGTCGCGCGAAGGCTTACGCCCGCCGCCGCGGCTGCTGCTTCCTTGTCTTCGCCTGGCTCGgcgccctcctcttcctccttgccGTCGTCGCCGACATCCTATACCTCGTCTTTCGACCCCGGGTCCCCCAGTACTCCATCGACGCCCTCTCCATCGCCTCCTTCAACCTCTCCGCTGCCTCTGTATCCCCTACGTTCGACGCCACCGTCCGCGCCGAGAACCCCAACAAGAAGGTCGGCATCTACTACCGCGATGGCAGCGACATCACGGTAGCCTACGACGGCGTCACGCTTTGCACCGGCGCCTGGCTTGCCTTCTACCAGTCGCCGGGGAACGTGACGGTGTTCGTGGCGGCATTGAAGGGGTCCACGATCCGTCTGTCGTCGGCCGCCCGCCAAGCTTTGGTGACGGCGGAGACACAGCGGCAGGTACCTCTGGAGATCGACGTGAAGGTGCCCGTGAAGATCAAGTTCGGCGGCGTCACGAGCTGGACGATCACCGTGAAGCTGAAGTGTGACGTGACGGTGACCGGCTTGACGGAGAATGCCAAGATCGTCTCCAAGAAGTGCGGTGTGAAGGTGAAGCTTTTCAAGTTTCCTGGTCTGTGA
- the LOC103977010 gene encoding peroxidase P7 produces the protein MASVTNGFLAATILSLLASAAYAQLSPAFYARTCPNLQTIVGSAMAQVVRQEPRMGASIIRLFFHDCFVNGCDASVLLDDTPTMIGEKNAAGNANSLRGYQVIDAIKSRVEAACRSTVSCADILALASRDAVTLLGGPSWTVLLGRRDARTASMAAANANLPPATDGINNLISRFSAKGLDLRDLTALSGAHTVGAARCINFRPHIYGDSNVDPGFAMFRKRICPAAAGVGDSNLTPLDSTSPNRFDVSYYRDLMARRGLLHSDQELFNNGPADGLVRLYSSNGRAFNTDFAAAMVKMGNISPLLGSAGEIRLNCRQAN, from the exons ATGGCTTCCGTTACTAATGGATTCCTGGCAGCCACCATCCTTTCTCTGCTGGCCTCCGCCGCTTATGCGCAGCTGTCGCCCGCGTTCTATGCCAGGACGTGCCCCAACCTGCAGACCATCGTGGGATCAGCCATGGCGCAGGTGGTGAGGCAGGAACCAAGGATGGGCGCCTCCATCATTCGCCTCTTCTTCCACGACTGCTTTGTGAAC GGCTGCGATGCATCCGTCCTCCTCGACGACACGCCGACCATGATCGGCGAGAAGAACGCGGCGGGAAATGCCAACTCCCTCCGCGGCTACCAAGTCATCGACGCCATCAAATCCCGCGTGGAGGCGGCATGCCGGTCGACGGTCTCCTGCGCCGACATCCTCGCGCTCGCTTCGCGTGACGCCGTGACCCTG CTCGGAGGGCCATCGTGGACGGTGCTGTTGGGCCGTCGGGACGCGAGGACCGCGAGCATGGCCGCAGCGAACGCCAATCTCCCGCCCGCCACCGATGGCATCAACAACCTCATCTCCAGGTTCTCTGCCAAGGGCCTCGACCTGCGTGACCTGACCGCGCTCTCCGGCGCGCACACCGTCGGCGCAGCAAGATGCATAAACTTCCGGCCGCACATCTACGGCGACTCCAACGTCGATCCGGGATTCGCTATGTTCAGGAAGCGGATCTGCCCGGCTGCTGCTGGCGTTGGCGACTCCAACTTGACCCCGCTCGACTCTACGAGCCCAAACCGCTTCGACGTCAGCTACTACCGGGACTTGATGGCCCGAAGGGGGCTGCTTCACTCCGACCAGGAGCTCTTCAACAACGGGCCGGCGGACGGACTGGTGCGGTTGTACAGCTCCAATGGTCGGGCCTTCAACACCGATTTCGCGGCAGCCATGGTGAAGATGGGCAACATCAGCCCCTTGTTGGGGTCCGCTGGGGAGATCAGGCTAAACTGCCGTCAGGccaattga
- the LOC103977009 gene encoding large ribosomal subunit protein eL8y: MGPKRGGKAPVPAKKKPEKVVNPLFEKRPKQFGIGGALPPKRDLHRFVKWPKVVRIQRQRRILKQRLKVPPALHQFTRTLDKNLATNLFKMLLKYRPEDRAAKKERLLKRAQAEAEGKTVEVKKPIVVKYGLNHVTYLIEQNKAQLVVIAHDVDPIELVVWLPALCRKMEIPYCIVKGKARLGAIVHKKTASVLCLTTVKNEDKLEFSKILEAIKANFNDKFDEIRRKWGGGVMGSKSQAKSKSREKLLAKEAAQRMS, from the exons ATG GGCCCAAAGAGAGGTGGGAAGGCGCCCGTACCGGCAAAGAAGAAACCG GAGAAGGTTGTGAACCCTTTGTTCGAGAAGCGCCCGAAGCAGTTCGGAATCGGAGGGGCATTGCCGCCTAAGAGGGATCTTCATCGGTTTGTGAAATGGCCGAAGGTGGTCCGCATTCAGAGACAGAGGAGAATATTGAAGCAGCGATTGAAGGTTCCTCCGGCTCTGCACCAGTTCACTCGGACTTTGGACAAGAATCTTG CTACAAATCTCTTCAAGATGCTTCTCAAATACAGGCCTGAAGACCGAGCTGCAAAGAAGGAAAGGCTTCTTAAGAGGGCGCAAGCTGAGGCTGAAGGGAAAACTGTTGAAGTTAAGAAGCCCATTGTTGTTAAGTATGGGCTCAATCATGTCACTTACCTTATTGAACAG AACAAGGCACAGTTGGTGGTTATTGCTCATGATGTTGACCCAATCGAGCTTGTGGTTTGGCTACCCGCTCTGTGCAGGAAGATGGAGATACCCTATTGTATTGTCAAAGGAAAAGCCCGTTTGGGAGCG ATCGTGCATAAGAAAACAGCATCAGTCTTGTGTCTAACCACTGTGAAGAACGAGGACAAATTGGAATTCAGCAAAATCCTGGAGGCCATTAAG GCCAACTTCAATGATAAGTTCGATGAGATCAGAAGGAAGTGGGGTGGTGGAGTTATGGGTTCCAAATCTCAGGCAAAATCCAAGTCTAGGGAGAAGTTGCTAGCAAAGGAAGCTGCCCAGAGAATGAGCTAA
- the LOC103977008 gene encoding peroxidase P7 has product MAFLSKSSLALLLFLLAASAVRGQRLSHKFYSRSCPGLQPLIRDIVQHALRDDPTLGASILRLFFHDCFVNGCDASVLLDDTPFFVGEKNAPPNMNSLRGFQVIDVIKARVESRCRATVSCADILALAARDSVALLGGPYWAVYLGRRDARTASRQAATLNLPPPGESFTNLVSSFAAKGLGTRDMIALSGAHTIGQARCSSFRPRIYGDSNVDPSFASIRRQTCPPLGGNNLASLDVQSPTVFDNKYYQNLVARRGLLHSDQELLNGGSFDFFVRSYSLNQTAFFNDFSSAMIRMGNIRPLTGSNGEVRLNCRKWN; this is encoded by the exons ATGGCGTTCCTCTCCAAGTCTTCCCTCGCTCTCCTTCTCTTTCTGCTTGCTGCTTCCGCCGTCCGTGGGCAGCGGTTGTCTCATAAATTCTATTCGCGTAGCTGCCCCGGCTTGCAACCTCTGATTCGTGACATCGTGCAACATGCGCTCCGAGATGATCCCACGTTGGGAGCTTCCATCCTTCGCCTCTTCTTTCACGACTGTTTCGTAAAT GGCTGCGATGCGTCGGTCCTCCTGGATGACACACCGTTCTTTGTTGGCGAAAAGAACGCGCCCCCGAATATGAATTCTCTCCGTGGCTTCCAAGTTATAGATGTCATCAAGGCACGCGTCGAATCGCGTTGCCGGGCAACTGTGTCTTGTGCCGACATCTTAGCTCTCGCAGCTCGAGATAGCGTCGCGTTG CTTGGAGGGCCATACTGGGCGGTATATCTGGGGCGCAGGGATGCCAGGACGGCGAGCCGGCAAGCGGCCACCTTGAACCTTCCACCGCCCGGTGAGAGCTTCACCAACCTCGTCTCTTCGTTCGCGGCCAAAGGACTCGGCACTCGGGACATGATCGCACTCTCGGGAGCACACACTATAGGTCAAGCACGCTGCAGCAGCTTCCGCCCACGCATCTACGGTGACAGCAACGTGGACCCCAGCTTCGCCAGCATCCGCAGGCAAACCTGCCCGCCTCTCGGTGGCAACAACTTAGCTTCGCTCGACGTGCAGAGCCCCACGGTTTTCGACAACAAGTATTACCAGAACCTCGTGGCCCGGCGAGGCCTTCTCCACTCGGACCAGGAGCTCCTCAATGGCGGATCCTTCGATTTCTTCGTACGGTCGTACAGCTTGAATCAAACGGCTTTCTTCAATGATTTTTCGTCGGCGATGATAAGGATGGGCAACATCAGACCGCTGACAGGATCCAATGGGGAGGTCAGACTGAACTGCAGAAAGTGGAACTGA